A single genomic interval of Camelina sativa cultivar DH55 chromosome 11, Cs, whole genome shotgun sequence harbors:
- the LOC104721854 gene encoding defensin-like protein 182: MARMTLRVFIVNLLIIFTSVVDQARAKTCIDGLGTCENCDERCKAKHGPSSESNCGISTEVPLPLCTCYYQCGSSSSPPPSPKKCNGGVGICSQRCPEKCCDMNCAQKYNGGHGFCNTLGTFSLCQCEYPC, translated from the exons ATGGCGAGGATGACATTACGTGTCTTCATTGTTAACTTACTTATCATATTTACCTCAG TTGTGGATCAAGCTAGAGCAAAGACATGTATAGATGGATTAGGCACTTGTGAAAACTGTGACGAGAGATGCAAGGCAAAGCATGGACCATCGAGCGAAAGCAACTGTGGTATTAGTACTGAGGTGCCGCTGCCGCTATGCACATGCTACTACCAATGTGGAtcctcatcatcaccaccaccctCGCCGAAAAAATGTAATGGTGGAGTTGGTATATGTAGTCAAAGATGTCCCGAAAAATGTTGTGATATGAACTGTGCACAAAAATATAATGGTGGACATGGATTTTGTAACACTCTTGGTACATTTAGTTTGTGCCAATGCGAATACCCTTGTTAA